The Terriglobales bacterium region GAATCGCATTGACCCTGCTGCCTCGGCGATGATCGCGCTGTTGCAACCGGAGATCGCGAAGGAGTTCGCGACATCGACGGACACGAACAACTTCGTCGGCAGCGGCACCGCGCTTTTTAACCGCGATGATGCTGATGGAAAAATCAACTATGTCGTCAGTGATAAGACGTCGGTCTTCGGCCGTTACAGTTTTTCTAAAACGCTCGCTTTTGATCCACCTCTTCTGGGAGCTGCGGTCGGCGATGCCACCAACGGTGGACAGCTGGGCAACGCGCCTGGCTTGGTTCAGAGCGTAGGTTTGGGCGCGACGCACACGTTCAGTCCGAACATGCTACTGGACTGGAACTTCGGTTTCACCCGTCTGCGGCTGAGTTCAACCTTTGACCTCACTTCGCCGAAGGGATTGAATGACCTGAAGATCCCCGGCACGAACAATGTGGGAACCACGGGCGATCCCAGCATTTATTACGGTCTCCCGGGTTTCGTCTTTCCCCAAGGATTGAATCTCGGCAATGCGCAACCTGCTAACCCGTTCATCTTTCGCGATGGTAGCTACGTGACGGGAGCTAACCTGAGCTGGACGCGTGGCAAGCACGGTTTGCGCGGCGGCATCGAGTGGAACCACTCCCAGATGAATCATTTTCAGCCGCAAGTGGGCACCTTCAACACGCCTCGTGGAGCTTTCGATTTCAACGGCAGTGCCACATCCGCACCCGGAAAAACCTTTCCCTGGTTCAACCAGTGGGCCGACTTTCTCCTAGGTCTGTCGGACCATAGCGGGAAAGCGATCCAATCAACGGATCCGAACGCGCTGCGATGGTCGCAATGGGCCTGGTACCTCCAAGACCACTGGCAGGTCACGCCTAAGCTGACAGCAAGTCTTGGAATCCGATGGGAGTACTATCCATTCGGGTACAGCGATAACGGCAAAGGACTGCGTTACCTGGATTTGGCTACCGGGAACGTGCTGGTCGGGGGCAATGGCAATGTTCCGCAGGATGACGGCGTTGACGTTGGCAGCGGGCAGTTCCTGCCGCGTGTCGGCCTCGCGTATCGCCTCACGAACTCAACCGTCGTCCGCACCGGTTACGGTATAACTGCTGATTCAAACAACTGGCGCGACTTCCGCAACTCGTACCCGGCAAACGTCTTCATAGACAACACAACTGGGTCTACCGCCGGCATCGTAACCGTGGCAAGCCTTACAGGTTTGAATGCCACGCTTGCGAGTGGCGCCAAGACCGTTCCCTCAGGTGTCGTGCTGTCGCCGATTCCCGATGTCAGCAGCGGCAGCGTCCCGTTACCCACAAACATCACCACGACCACGATCCCGCAGCCCTTCCGTCGCGGATACATCCACAATTTCAACTTCACGGTGGAGCAGGAGTGGAATGGATTCGTGCTCAGTACGGGCTACGTTGGAGCGCGTGGCATCCGTCCACTGGCACAACTGAACATGAATGCATCAGCTGCTGGCGCAGGAGCCGCGGGAGGTTTGTTGAGCCAGGCGCTTGGCAAAACTTACAGCGGAAGTATCACCGGGCTTGTTCCCTTCAAGAATAGCTTTTACGACTCGATGCAGACCAAACTCACACGTCGCTTCCACGATGGATCGATCGCTGGATTGTCCTGGACGTGGTCGAAGGCAATCGACTATGCCGACAACGATGATTTGGGTAGCGTCATGTTCGCGTTCCCTGCCTACTGGGAGAAGGGCCGCGCGGTAGCCGGATTCGACCGCACCCACAATATCTCCATCTACGGCGTGTTGAAATTACCGTTCGGCAAGGGAGAACGGTGGGCACAGTCGGGCATCGGCAACGCTATCCTCGGCGGCTGGCAGATCAGTCCGCTGATCAACTACCTCACCGGGTTGCCGTTCAGCGTCACGTGCCCCGGCTCTTTGAACGCTGTCGGGTCCACCCAGACATGCGACCTTGTGGCGCCATTCCATGTTCTGAATGGTAAGCCCAACCGCGACGGCATTTGCGCCTTGAGCGACTTGAGTTGCAGGTACTTCGACCCGAGCTCCTTCGCGGCGCCCCTTATTACCAGCAACGCCAACGCTCACTTGGGAAACACCAACCGCAACGAGTTCCGTGGTCCGGGCTATTTCGGGATGAACCTGAGCCTGGCTCGTGAGTTCAAGTTGACCGAGCGGTTCGCCCTGCAACTCCGAGCGGATGCCACCAACTTCACGAACACGCCTCACTTCGCGAACCCAGCCAGCAACAATTGTCCGGGTGATGCGACTGTCGGGGGCGTGTGCAACACTGGCACGCCGACATCGACGTTCGGCGCAGTTACCGGTGGTTTGCAGCCCGGGGGTTTCTTCGGTCCAGATCATGGTGCCCGCCAACTCTGGCTGGCTGCAAGGCTGACGTTCTAGGTCTGCCCTTCGAGCGAGCATGTCGAACCTGGCATGCTCGCTTCAATCCCAGAATAGGAATGCTCTCATTCGGGAAACACACCACGAGATCACTCGTGCTTGAAACTCGCGCAGGGACCGTTCGCTTGAGGCAGATCCCACTTTTGAAAACGCAGCGCTTGATTCATGCCGCTGAGTGGCAGATTTCCGCGTTAATGCTGTGCGGCAGCTCCGACGGCGTGGCGAATGTCAATATGGAACATGCGGAATGCGCGCTTTCCACATTTATGCGCGAGCGTTACGCAAATCTGTTACGGAAAATCGGTAACTTATGTTTCAACTTCATCGAGTCGGACGGTGGAGGAATC contains the following coding sequences:
- a CDS encoding TonB-dependent receptor yields the protein MEFTTSQKINNQKTGSTAIAAGLALLLCLVAATAIAQVLYGSLTGNVTDPSGAVVPNAKVEALNTLTGVARTATSDANGVYRFNDLQPGNYKVTISSTGFATTVQNDIAVSVNTIKRADVQLGVAQASTVVEVNAQQQLLQTDKADVHTDLSTREIANMPISGSQGRNFQTLLRIIPGAALPAETNSLAGNPQRAIFANVNGQSQTVNNTRIDGAQDIYPWLPSNVAYVPPADAIETVNVVTNSFDAEQGQAGGAAMNVIIKSGTNSFHGSAHEFHFDQNLAARDYFQTDLTRFPKKNRNNQNQFGGTFGGPIKRDKLFFFVDYERTTQRQLAGPDTRTLPTAAMAAGDFRNLPGNPVILDPATGDATGAGKQQISCNGVLNVICPNRIDPAASAMIALLQPEIAKEFATSTDTNNFVGSGTALFNRDDADGKINYVVSDKTSVFGRYSFSKTLAFDPPLLGAAVGDATNGGQLGNAPGLVQSVGLGATHTFSPNMLLDWNFGFTRLRLSSTFDLTSPKGLNDLKIPGTNNVGTTGDPSIYYGLPGFVFPQGLNLGNAQPANPFIFRDGSYVTGANLSWTRGKHGLRGGIEWNHSQMNHFQPQVGTFNTPRGAFDFNGSATSAPGKTFPWFNQWADFLLGLSDHSGKAIQSTDPNALRWSQWAWYLQDHWQVTPKLTASLGIRWEYYPFGYSDNGKGLRYLDLATGNVLVGGNGNVPQDDGVDVGSGQFLPRVGLAYRLTNSTVVRTGYGITADSNNWRDFRNSYPANVFIDNTTGSTAGIVTVASLTGLNATLASGAKTVPSGVVLSPIPDVSSGSVPLPTNITTTTIPQPFRRGYIHNFNFTVEQEWNGFVLSTGYVGARGIRPLAQLNMNASAAGAGAAGGLLSQALGKTYSGSITGLVPFKNSFYDSMQTKLTRRFHDGSIAGLSWTWSKAIDYADNDDLGSVMFAFPAYWEKGRAVAGFDRTHNISIYGVLKLPFGKGERWAQSGIGNAILGGWQISPLINYLTGLPFSVTCPGSLNAVGSTQTCDLVAPFHVLNGKPNRDGICALSDLSCRYFDPSSFAAPLITSNANAHLGNTNRNEFRGPGYFGMNLSLAREFKLTERFALQLRADATNFTNTPHFANPASNNCPGDATVGGVCNTGTPTSTFGAVTGGLQPGGFFGPDHGARQLWLAARLTF